The Brachyhypopomus gauderio isolate BG-103 chromosome 1, BGAUD_0.2, whole genome shotgun sequence genome includes a window with the following:
- the zmynd8 gene encoding MYND-type zinc finger-containing chromatin reader ZMYND8 isoform X3 — MHPQSLAEEEVKTESDVTEGMEIATRSKVSDPGSDRTTKRKVPSSPHSSNGHSPSETSPSPVKKKKKPGAVNSSKDQSELRHGPFYYVKQPALTTDPVDVVPQDGRNDFYCWVCHREGQVLCCELCPRVYHAKCLKLAAEPEGDWFCPECEKITVAECIETQSKAMTMLTLDQLSYLLKFALQKMKQPGTEPFQKPVCLEQHPDYAEYIFHPMDLCTLEKNIKKKLYGSTEAFLADVKWILHNCIIYNGGNHKLTATAKVIVKICEHEMNEIEVCPECYLSACQKRENWFCEPCSNPHPLVWAKLKGFPFWPAKALRDKDGQVDARFFGQHDRAWLPINNCYLMSKEIPFSVKKTKSIFNSAMQEMEVYVENIRKKFGVFNYAPFRTPYTPDNQFQMLLDPANPSAGSVKPEKQEKIKFSFDMTASPKMLVGKNMMSGGIGGGGTGRRISMTDIPRSPMSTNSSAHTGSDGEQEGAEKSQTRVPLPHHSTGEESLESTASPAAARAGPAGSAVDSPKPFHSTGPSTPIKQEKTPTTGGILNLNLDRSKAEMDLKELSESVQQQHQSPQASLTSPKRQMRSRFQLNLDKTIESCKAQLGIDEISEDVYKGVEHSDSDDSDKSDSSDSEYASDDEQKPKSGQDSSADDKTEKEPSKKKPKLSPPVGEDKDSSVEASGTPNAVPKGETPQRAGSSVSPAKEKPAIDLDKEASKAAAASPSSRDKPKTAEESRQPVSDDADMDSDSERELVIDLGEEPGGRERKRSRKDSTAATALKEPAVSKTEGKAPATGSLAQSQTPATPSSTPGLKDPLQSPMAIPLNVVTVSAVPSTAALASSTPPNATPSPAAASSSSTPASTVKKQRPLLPRETVPVVQRAVVWNPAAKFQTSSQKWHMQKVQRQQQTQPATQTQVLAQTQAHASPTATQQPAAGTRYQTRQAVKAVQQKDAPHSTCTSAVTLVTSAPVAAATTAGAALSSSSSASSMTGELPIPTTSADVAADIAKYTSKIMDAIKGTMTEIYNDLSKSTSGNTIAEIRRLRIEIEKLQWLHQQELSEMKHNLELTMAEMRQSLEQERERLVSEVKKQMEVEKQQAVDETKKKQWCANCKKEAIFYCCWNTSYCDYPCQQAHWPEHMKSCTQSATSSQQEPETESSTDAIPKASGPLTSSQDSPRESTAAPTDKDNDANKSKDNVTVSLS; from the exons TTTGGCAGAAGAGGAGGTGAAGACAGAGTCAGATGTGACTGAAGGGATGGAGATTGCAACACGATCCAAAG TGTCTGACCCGGGGTCAGATCGCACTACTAAACGCAAGGTGCCCAGTTCCCCTCACTCTTCCAACGGACACTCTCCTTCAGAAACGTCCCCAAGCCCcgttaagaagaagaagaaaccgGGAGCCGTCAACAGCAGCAAAGACCAG TCCGAACTAAGACACGGTCCCTTTTACTATGTGAAGCAGCCCGCACTCACCACAGACCCTGTTGATGTTGTACCGCAGGACGGCAGGAACGACTTCTACTGCTGGGTGTGCCACCGCGAGGGGCAGGTGCTCTGCTGTGAGCTCTGCCCACGCGTCTACCACGCAAAGTGCCTCAAACTGGCCGCAGAGCCTGAAGGGGACTGGTTCTGCCCCGAGTGTGAG AAAATAACAGTAGCGGAATGCATCGAAACTCAAAGCAAGGCGATGACTATGCTCACACTAGACCAGCTGTCCTACCTGCTAAAGTTTGCCCTCCAGAAGATGAAACAGCCAGGT ACAGAACCGTTTCAGAAGCCGGTGTGCCTTGAACAGCATCCTGATTACGCAGAGTATATCTTTCATCCCATGGATCTGTGCACATTAGAAaag AATATCaaaaagaaattatatggctCTACTGAAGCTTTCTTGGCTGATGTCAAATGGATTTTGCACAACTGCATTATTTACAATGGAG GAAATCATAAGCTCACAGCAACAGCTAAAGTTATTGTAAAAATCTGTGAACACGAA ATGAATGAGATCGAGGTCTGTCCAGAGTGCTATCTTTCAGCCTGCCAGAAGAGAGAGAACTGGTTTTGTGAGCCTTGT AGTAACCCCCATCCTTTAGTGTGGGCCAAACTAAAGGGGTTTCCATTCTGGCCTGCCAAAGCTCTACGAGACAAAGATGGACAAGTGGATGCTCGATTCTTTGGACAGCATGACAG AGCCTGGTTACCAATCAACAACTGCTACCTCATGTCTAAAGAGATCCCTTTCTCAGTTAAGAAGACCAAGAGCATCTTCAATAGTGCAATGCAGGAGATGGAAGTCTATGTTGAGAACATCCGAAAAAAATTTGGAGTCTTCAATTATGCCCCGTTCCGCACGCCCTACACACCTGACAACCAGTTCCAAATGCTTCTTGACCCAGCAAACCCCAGCGCAGGCTCGGTCAAACCCGAAAAACAGGAGAAGATCAAGTTTAGCTTTGACATGACTGCATCACCCAAGATGCTTGTGGGCAAAAACATGATGTCAGGAGGGATTGGCGGAGGAGGAACCGGAAGGCGGATCTCTATGACGGACATACCTCGTTCACCAATGAGCACCAACTCCTCGGCCCATACTGGCTCTGATGGTGAGCAAGAGGGAGCAGAAAAGAGCCAGACGAGAGTACCTCTACCCCACCACAGCACAGGAGAAGAGTCTCTGGAAAGTACAG CGTCCCCCGCTGCTGCCCGAGCTGGTCCTGCAGGCAGTGCTGTGGACAGCCCCAAACCTTTCCACTCTACGGGCCCCAGCACACCCATCAAACAGGAGAAAACGCCCACCACAGGTGGCATTCTAAACTTGAACCTCG ACCGCAGCAAGGCTGAAATGGACCTGAAGGAGCTGAGTGAGTCGGTCCAGCAGCAGCATCAGAGCCCTCAggcctccctcacctcccccaagAGACAGATGAGGAGTCGCTTCCAGCTCAACCTGGACAAGACCATCGAGAGCTGCAAGGCACAGCTGG GTATAGATGAGATATCTGAGGATGTGTATAAAGGTGTGGAACACAGCGACTCGGACGACTCGGACAAGTCTGACTCCAGCGACAGCGAGTACGCCAGTGACGATGAACAGAAACCAAAGAGTGGTCAGGACTCCAGTGCCGACGACAAGACCGAGAAAGAGCCGTCCAAAAAGAAGCCTAAGCTGTCGCCCCCTGTTGGTGAAGACAAGGACAGCAGTGTTGAAGCCTCAGGAACCCCTAATGCGGTGCCCAAAGGTGAGACTCCACAGAGAGCTGGATCAAGTGTCTCTCCTGCGAAAGAGAAACCAGCCATCGACTTGGACAAAGAAGCATCGAAAGCAGCGGCCGCGTCTCCGAGTTCAAGAGACAAACCGAAAACGGCAGAGGAAAGCAGGCAGCCCGTGTCTGATGATGCGGATATGGACTCGGactcagagagagagctagTGATTGATTTGGGAGAAGAgccaggaggaagagagaggaagaggagcagaaaagaCTCGACTGCTGCCACTGCACTCAAAGAGCCCGCAGTTTCTAAGACTGAGG GTAAGGCCCCTGCTACAGGTAGTCTTGCCCAGTCCCAGACTCCTGCGACCCCCTCTTCCACACCAGGTCTCAAAGACCCCCTACAGTCTCCCATGGCCATTCCTCTCAACGTAGTCACCGTTTCTGCGGTCCCTAGCACCGCGGCCCtcgcctcctccaccccccccaacgCCACTCCGTCACCTGCGgcagcctcctcctcctccacccccgccAGCACGGTGAAgaaacagcgccccctgctgcctCGGGAGACCGTGCCGGTAGTGCAGCGAGCCGTGGTGTGGAACCCTGCTGCCAAATTCCAGACGTCTTCTCAGAAGTGGCACATGCAGAAGGTGCAGAGACAGCAGCAGACGCAGCCGGCCACGCAGACGCAGGTGCTCGCGCAGACGCAAGCACACGCCTCGCCCACGGCCACGCAACAGCCTGCAGCCGGCACCCGATACCAGACGAGACAGGCTGTTAAAG CCGTCCAGCAGAAAGACGCCCCGCACAGCACGTGCACGTCGGCCGTCACCCTGGTTACCAGCGCGCCCGTAGCGGCAGCGACCACGGCTGGAGCCGCGTTGAGCTCCTCCTCTTCTGCGTCTTCCATGACTGGAGAGCTGCCGATTCCGACCACTTCAGCCGATGTGGCGGCTGACATCGCAAAGTATACTAGCAAA ATAATGGATGCAATCAAGGGGACAATGACTGAAATATACAACGACCTTTCCAAGAGCACCTCAGGAAACACAATAGCAGAA ATTAGACGGTTACGGATTGAAATTGAGAAATTGCAGTGGCTGCATCAGCAGGAGTTGTCCGAGATGAAGCACAATTTAg AACTGACCATGGCGGAGATGAGGCAGAGtctggagcaggagagagagcggCTGGTGTCAGAGGTGAAGAAGCAGATGGAGGTGGAAAAGCAGCAGGCCGTGGACGAGACCAAGAAGAAGCAGTGGTGTGCCAACTGCAAGAAGGAGGCCATTTTCTactgctgctggaacaccagtTACTGCGACTACCCATGCCAGCAGGCGCACTGGCCAGAACACATGAAGTCCTGCACACAGTCTG caACATCATCACAGCAAGAACCGGAGACAGAGTCAAGCACAGATGCCATCCCTAAAGCTTCTGGGCCTCTCACCAGCAGTCAGGATTCTCCACGAGAGTCTACAGCAGCACCCACAGACAAGGACAATGATGCCAACAAATCTAAGGACAATGTTACTGTCAGTCTGTCCTAG
- the zmynd8 gene encoding MYND-type zinc finger-containing chromatin reader ZMYND8 isoform X1 has translation MHPQSLAEEEVKTESDVTEGMEIATRSKVSDPGSDRTTKRKVPSSPHSSNGHSPSETSPSPVKKKKKPGAVNSSKDQSELRHGPFYYVKQPALTTDPVDVVPQDGRNDFYCWVCHREGQVLCCELCPRVYHAKCLKLAAEPEGDWFCPECEKITVAECIETQSKAMTMLTLDQLSYLLKFALQKMKQPGDHPRTSSQSSHSPGSQKKAYHWTEPFQKPVCLEQHPDYAEYIFHPMDLCTLEKNIKKKLYGSTEAFLADVKWILHNCIIYNGGNHKLTATAKVIVKICEHEMNEIEVCPECYLSACQKRENWFCEPCSNPHPLVWAKLKGFPFWPAKALRDKDGQVDARFFGQHDRAWLPINNCYLMSKEIPFSVKKTKSIFNSAMQEMEVYVENIRKKFGVFNYAPFRTPYTPDNQFQMLLDPANPSAGSVKPEKQEKIKFSFDMTASPKMLVGKNMMSGGIGGGGTGRRISMTDIPRSPMSTNSSAHTGSDGEQEGAEKSQTRVPLPHHSTGEESLESTASPAAARAGPAGSAVDSPKPFHSTGPSTPIKQEKTPTTGGILNLNLDRSKAEMDLKELSESVQQQHQSPQASLTSPKRQMRSRFQLNLDKTIESCKAQLGIDEISEDVYKGVEHSDSDDSDKSDSSDSEYASDDEQKPKSGQDSSADDKTEKEPSKKKPKLSPPVGEDKDSSVEASGTPNAVPKGETPQRAGSSVSPAKEKPAIDLDKEASKAAAASPSSRDKPKTAEESRQPVSDDADMDSDSERELVIDLGEEPGGRERKRSRKDSTAATALKEPAVSKTEGKAPATGSLAQSQTPATPSSTPGLKDPLQSPMAIPLNVVTVSAVPSTAALASSTPPNATPSPAAASSSSTPASTVKKQRPLLPRETVPVVQRAVVWNPAAKFQTSSQKWHMQKVQRQQQTQPATQTQVLAQTQAHASPTATQQPAAGTRYQTRQAVKAVQQKDAPHSTCTSAVTLVTSAPVAAATTAGAALSSSSSASSMTGELPIPTTSADVAADIAKYTSKIMDAIKGTMTEIYNDLSKSTSGNTIAEIRRLRIEIEKLQWLHQQELSEMKHNLELTMAEMRQSLEQERERLVSEVKKQMEVEKQQAVDETKKKQWCANCKKEAIFYCCWNTSYCDYPCQQAHWPEHMKSCTQSATSSQQEPETESSTDAIPKASGPLTSSQDSPRESTAAPTDKDNDANKSKDNVTVSLS, from the exons TTTGGCAGAAGAGGAGGTGAAGACAGAGTCAGATGTGACTGAAGGGATGGAGATTGCAACACGATCCAAAG TGTCTGACCCGGGGTCAGATCGCACTACTAAACGCAAGGTGCCCAGTTCCCCTCACTCTTCCAACGGACACTCTCCTTCAGAAACGTCCCCAAGCCCcgttaagaagaagaagaaaccgGGAGCCGTCAACAGCAGCAAAGACCAG TCCGAACTAAGACACGGTCCCTTTTACTATGTGAAGCAGCCCGCACTCACCACAGACCCTGTTGATGTTGTACCGCAGGACGGCAGGAACGACTTCTACTGCTGGGTGTGCCACCGCGAGGGGCAGGTGCTCTGCTGTGAGCTCTGCCCACGCGTCTACCACGCAAAGTGCCTCAAACTGGCCGCAGAGCCTGAAGGGGACTGGTTCTGCCCCGAGTGTGAG AAAATAACAGTAGCGGAATGCATCGAAACTCAAAGCAAGGCGATGACTATGCTCACACTAGACCAGCTGTCCTACCTGCTAAAGTTTGCCCTCCAGAAGATGAAACAGCCAGGT GATCACCCTCGCACATCATCTCAGTCTTCCCATTCTCCTGGCTCTCAGAAAAAAGCTTATCATTGG ACAGAACCGTTTCAGAAGCCGGTGTGCCTTGAACAGCATCCTGATTACGCAGAGTATATCTTTCATCCCATGGATCTGTGCACATTAGAAaag AATATCaaaaagaaattatatggctCTACTGAAGCTTTCTTGGCTGATGTCAAATGGATTTTGCACAACTGCATTATTTACAATGGAG GAAATCATAAGCTCACAGCAACAGCTAAAGTTATTGTAAAAATCTGTGAACACGAA ATGAATGAGATCGAGGTCTGTCCAGAGTGCTATCTTTCAGCCTGCCAGAAGAGAGAGAACTGGTTTTGTGAGCCTTGT AGTAACCCCCATCCTTTAGTGTGGGCCAAACTAAAGGGGTTTCCATTCTGGCCTGCCAAAGCTCTACGAGACAAAGATGGACAAGTGGATGCTCGATTCTTTGGACAGCATGACAG AGCCTGGTTACCAATCAACAACTGCTACCTCATGTCTAAAGAGATCCCTTTCTCAGTTAAGAAGACCAAGAGCATCTTCAATAGTGCAATGCAGGAGATGGAAGTCTATGTTGAGAACATCCGAAAAAAATTTGGAGTCTTCAATTATGCCCCGTTCCGCACGCCCTACACACCTGACAACCAGTTCCAAATGCTTCTTGACCCAGCAAACCCCAGCGCAGGCTCGGTCAAACCCGAAAAACAGGAGAAGATCAAGTTTAGCTTTGACATGACTGCATCACCCAAGATGCTTGTGGGCAAAAACATGATGTCAGGAGGGATTGGCGGAGGAGGAACCGGAAGGCGGATCTCTATGACGGACATACCTCGTTCACCAATGAGCACCAACTCCTCGGCCCATACTGGCTCTGATGGTGAGCAAGAGGGAGCAGAAAAGAGCCAGACGAGAGTACCTCTACCCCACCACAGCACAGGAGAAGAGTCTCTGGAAAGTACAG CGTCCCCCGCTGCTGCCCGAGCTGGTCCTGCAGGCAGTGCTGTGGACAGCCCCAAACCTTTCCACTCTACGGGCCCCAGCACACCCATCAAACAGGAGAAAACGCCCACCACAGGTGGCATTCTAAACTTGAACCTCG ACCGCAGCAAGGCTGAAATGGACCTGAAGGAGCTGAGTGAGTCGGTCCAGCAGCAGCATCAGAGCCCTCAggcctccctcacctcccccaagAGACAGATGAGGAGTCGCTTCCAGCTCAACCTGGACAAGACCATCGAGAGCTGCAAGGCACAGCTGG GTATAGATGAGATATCTGAGGATGTGTATAAAGGTGTGGAACACAGCGACTCGGACGACTCGGACAAGTCTGACTCCAGCGACAGCGAGTACGCCAGTGACGATGAACAGAAACCAAAGAGTGGTCAGGACTCCAGTGCCGACGACAAGACCGAGAAAGAGCCGTCCAAAAAGAAGCCTAAGCTGTCGCCCCCTGTTGGTGAAGACAAGGACAGCAGTGTTGAAGCCTCAGGAACCCCTAATGCGGTGCCCAAAGGTGAGACTCCACAGAGAGCTGGATCAAGTGTCTCTCCTGCGAAAGAGAAACCAGCCATCGACTTGGACAAAGAAGCATCGAAAGCAGCGGCCGCGTCTCCGAGTTCAAGAGACAAACCGAAAACGGCAGAGGAAAGCAGGCAGCCCGTGTCTGATGATGCGGATATGGACTCGGactcagagagagagctagTGATTGATTTGGGAGAAGAgccaggaggaagagagaggaagaggagcagaaaagaCTCGACTGCTGCCACTGCACTCAAAGAGCCCGCAGTTTCTAAGACTGAGG GTAAGGCCCCTGCTACAGGTAGTCTTGCCCAGTCCCAGACTCCTGCGACCCCCTCTTCCACACCAGGTCTCAAAGACCCCCTACAGTCTCCCATGGCCATTCCTCTCAACGTAGTCACCGTTTCTGCGGTCCCTAGCACCGCGGCCCtcgcctcctccaccccccccaacgCCACTCCGTCACCTGCGgcagcctcctcctcctccacccccgccAGCACGGTGAAgaaacagcgccccctgctgcctCGGGAGACCGTGCCGGTAGTGCAGCGAGCCGTGGTGTGGAACCCTGCTGCCAAATTCCAGACGTCTTCTCAGAAGTGGCACATGCAGAAGGTGCAGAGACAGCAGCAGACGCAGCCGGCCACGCAGACGCAGGTGCTCGCGCAGACGCAAGCACACGCCTCGCCCACGGCCACGCAACAGCCTGCAGCCGGCACCCGATACCAGACGAGACAGGCTGTTAAAG CCGTCCAGCAGAAAGACGCCCCGCACAGCACGTGCACGTCGGCCGTCACCCTGGTTACCAGCGCGCCCGTAGCGGCAGCGACCACGGCTGGAGCCGCGTTGAGCTCCTCCTCTTCTGCGTCTTCCATGACTGGAGAGCTGCCGATTCCGACCACTTCAGCCGATGTGGCGGCTGACATCGCAAAGTATACTAGCAAA ATAATGGATGCAATCAAGGGGACAATGACTGAAATATACAACGACCTTTCCAAGAGCACCTCAGGAAACACAATAGCAGAA ATTAGACGGTTACGGATTGAAATTGAGAAATTGCAGTGGCTGCATCAGCAGGAGTTGTCCGAGATGAAGCACAATTTAg AACTGACCATGGCGGAGATGAGGCAGAGtctggagcaggagagagagcggCTGGTGTCAGAGGTGAAGAAGCAGATGGAGGTGGAAAAGCAGCAGGCCGTGGACGAGACCAAGAAGAAGCAGTGGTGTGCCAACTGCAAGAAGGAGGCCATTTTCTactgctgctggaacaccagtTACTGCGACTACCCATGCCAGCAGGCGCACTGGCCAGAACACATGAAGTCCTGCACACAGTCTG caACATCATCACAGCAAGAACCGGAGACAGAGTCAAGCACAGATGCCATCCCTAAAGCTTCTGGGCCTCTCACCAGCAGTCAGGATTCTCCACGAGAGTCTACAGCAGCACCCACAGACAAGGACAATGATGCCAACAAATCTAAGGACAATGTTACTGTCAGTCTGTCCTAG
- the zmynd8 gene encoding MYND-type zinc finger-containing chromatin reader ZMYND8 isoform X4: protein MHPQSLAEEEVKTESDVTEGMEIATRSKVSDPGSDRTTKRKVPSSPHSSNGHSPSETSPSPVKKKKKPGAVNSSKDQDGRNDFYCWVCHREGQVLCCELCPRVYHAKCLKLAAEPEGDWFCPECEKITVAECIETQSKAMTMLTLDQLSYLLKFALQKMKQPGDHPRTSSQSSHSPGSQKKAYHWTEPFQKPVCLEQHPDYAEYIFHPMDLCTLEKNIKKKLYGSTEAFLADVKWILHNCIIYNGGNHKLTATAKVIVKICEHEMNEIEVCPECYLSACQKRENWFCEPCSNPHPLVWAKLKGFPFWPAKALRDKDGQVDARFFGQHDRAWLPINNCYLMSKEIPFSVKKTKSIFNSAMQEMEVYVENIRKKFGVFNYAPFRTPYTPDNQFQMLLDPANPSAGSVKPEKQEKIKFSFDMTASPKMLVGKNMMSGGIGGGGTGRRISMTDIPRSPMSTNSSAHTGSDGEQEGAEKSQTRVPLPHHSTGEESLESTASPAAARAGPAGSAVDSPKPFHSTGPSTPIKQEKTPTTGGILNLNLDRSKAEMDLKELSESVQQQHQSPQASLTSPKRQMRSRFQLNLDKTIESCKAQLGIDEISEDVYKGVEHSDSDDSDKSDSSDSEYASDDEQKPKSGQDSSADDKTEKEPSKKKPKLSPPVGEDKDSSVEASGTPNAVPKGETPQRAGSSVSPAKEKPAIDLDKEASKAAAASPSSRDKPKTAEESRQPVSDDADMDSDSERELVIDLGEEPGGRERKRSRKDSTAATALKEPAVSKTEGKAPATGSLAQSQTPATPSSTPGLKDPLQSPMAIPLNVVTVSAVPSTAALASSTPPNATPSPAAASSSSTPASTVKKQRPLLPRETVPVVQRAVVWNPAAKFQTSSQKWHMQKVQRQQQTQPATQTQVLAQTQAHASPTATQQPAAGTRYQTRQAVKAVQQKDAPHSTCTSAVTLVTSAPVAAATTAGAALSSSSSASSMTGELPIPTTSADVAADIAKYTSKIMDAIKGTMTEIYNDLSKSTSGNTIAEIRRLRIEIEKLQWLHQQELSEMKHNLELTMAEMRQSLEQERERLVSEVKKQMEVEKQQAVDETKKKQWCANCKKEAIFYCCWNTSYCDYPCQQAHWPEHMKSCTQSATSSQQEPETESSTDAIPKASGPLTSSQDSPRESTAAPTDKDNDANKSKDNVTVSLS from the exons TTTGGCAGAAGAGGAGGTGAAGACAGAGTCAGATGTGACTGAAGGGATGGAGATTGCAACACGATCCAAAG TGTCTGACCCGGGGTCAGATCGCACTACTAAACGCAAGGTGCCCAGTTCCCCTCACTCTTCCAACGGACACTCTCCTTCAGAAACGTCCCCAAGCCCcgttaagaagaagaagaaaccgGGAGCCGTCAACAGCAGCAAAGACCAG GACGGCAGGAACGACTTCTACTGCTGGGTGTGCCACCGCGAGGGGCAGGTGCTCTGCTGTGAGCTCTGCCCACGCGTCTACCACGCAAAGTGCCTCAAACTGGCCGCAGAGCCTGAAGGGGACTGGTTCTGCCCCGAGTGTGAG AAAATAACAGTAGCGGAATGCATCGAAACTCAAAGCAAGGCGATGACTATGCTCACACTAGACCAGCTGTCCTACCTGCTAAAGTTTGCCCTCCAGAAGATGAAACAGCCAGGT GATCACCCTCGCACATCATCTCAGTCTTCCCATTCTCCTGGCTCTCAGAAAAAAGCTTATCATTGG ACAGAACCGTTTCAGAAGCCGGTGTGCCTTGAACAGCATCCTGATTACGCAGAGTATATCTTTCATCCCATGGATCTGTGCACATTAGAAaag AATATCaaaaagaaattatatggctCTACTGAAGCTTTCTTGGCTGATGTCAAATGGATTTTGCACAACTGCATTATTTACAATGGAG GAAATCATAAGCTCACAGCAACAGCTAAAGTTATTGTAAAAATCTGTGAACACGAA ATGAATGAGATCGAGGTCTGTCCAGAGTGCTATCTTTCAGCCTGCCAGAAGAGAGAGAACTGGTTTTGTGAGCCTTGT AGTAACCCCCATCCTTTAGTGTGGGCCAAACTAAAGGGGTTTCCATTCTGGCCTGCCAAAGCTCTACGAGACAAAGATGGACAAGTGGATGCTCGATTCTTTGGACAGCATGACAG AGCCTGGTTACCAATCAACAACTGCTACCTCATGTCTAAAGAGATCCCTTTCTCAGTTAAGAAGACCAAGAGCATCTTCAATAGTGCAATGCAGGAGATGGAAGTCTATGTTGAGAACATCCGAAAAAAATTTGGAGTCTTCAATTATGCCCCGTTCCGCACGCCCTACACACCTGACAACCAGTTCCAAATGCTTCTTGACCCAGCAAACCCCAGCGCAGGCTCGGTCAAACCCGAAAAACAGGAGAAGATCAAGTTTAGCTTTGACATGACTGCATCACCCAAGATGCTTGTGGGCAAAAACATGATGTCAGGAGGGATTGGCGGAGGAGGAACCGGAAGGCGGATCTCTATGACGGACATACCTCGTTCACCAATGAGCACCAACTCCTCGGCCCATACTGGCTCTGATGGTGAGCAAGAGGGAGCAGAAAAGAGCCAGACGAGAGTACCTCTACCCCACCACAGCACAGGAGAAGAGTCTCTGGAAAGTACAG CGTCCCCCGCTGCTGCCCGAGCTGGTCCTGCAGGCAGTGCTGTGGACAGCCCCAAACCTTTCCACTCTACGGGCCCCAGCACACCCATCAAACAGGAGAAAACGCCCACCACAGGTGGCATTCTAAACTTGAACCTCG ACCGCAGCAAGGCTGAAATGGACCTGAAGGAGCTGAGTGAGTCGGTCCAGCAGCAGCATCAGAGCCCTCAggcctccctcacctcccccaagAGACAGATGAGGAGTCGCTTCCAGCTCAACCTGGACAAGACCATCGAGAGCTGCAAGGCACAGCTGG GTATAGATGAGATATCTGAGGATGTGTATAAAGGTGTGGAACACAGCGACTCGGACGACTCGGACAAGTCTGACTCCAGCGACAGCGAGTACGCCAGTGACGATGAACAGAAACCAAAGAGTGGTCAGGACTCCAGTGCCGACGACAAGACCGAGAAAGAGCCGTCCAAAAAGAAGCCTAAGCTGTCGCCCCCTGTTGGTGAAGACAAGGACAGCAGTGTTGAAGCCTCAGGAACCCCTAATGCGGTGCCCAAAGGTGAGACTCCACAGAGAGCTGGATCAAGTGTCTCTCCTGCGAAAGAGAAACCAGCCATCGACTTGGACAAAGAAGCATCGAAAGCAGCGGCCGCGTCTCCGAGTTCAAGAGACAAACCGAAAACGGCAGAGGAAAGCAGGCAGCCCGTGTCTGATGATGCGGATATGGACTCGGactcagagagagagctagTGATTGATTTGGGAGAAGAgccaggaggaagagagaggaagaggagcagaaaagaCTCGACTGCTGCCACTGCACTCAAAGAGCCCGCAGTTTCTAAGACTGAGG GTAAGGCCCCTGCTACAGGTAGTCTTGCCCAGTCCCAGACTCCTGCGACCCCCTCTTCCACACCAGGTCTCAAAGACCCCCTACAGTCTCCCATGGCCATTCCTCTCAACGTAGTCACCGTTTCTGCGGTCCCTAGCACCGCGGCCCtcgcctcctccaccccccccaacgCCACTCCGTCACCTGCGgcagcctcctcctcctccacccccgccAGCACGGTGAAgaaacagcgccccctgctgcctCGGGAGACCGTGCCGGTAGTGCAGCGAGCCGTGGTGTGGAACCCTGCTGCCAAATTCCAGACGTCTTCTCAGAAGTGGCACATGCAGAAGGTGCAGAGACAGCAGCAGACGCAGCCGGCCACGCAGACGCAGGTGCTCGCGCAGACGCAAGCACACGCCTCGCCCACGGCCACGCAACAGCCTGCAGCCGGCACCCGATACCAGACGAGACAGGCTGTTAAAG CCGTCCAGCAGAAAGACGCCCCGCACAGCACGTGCACGTCGGCCGTCACCCTGGTTACCAGCGCGCCCGTAGCGGCAGCGACCACGGCTGGAGCCGCGTTGAGCTCCTCCTCTTCTGCGTCTTCCATGACTGGAGAGCTGCCGATTCCGACCACTTCAGCCGATGTGGCGGCTGACATCGCAAAGTATACTAGCAAA ATAATGGATGCAATCAAGGGGACAATGACTGAAATATACAACGACCTTTCCAAGAGCACCTCAGGAAACACAATAGCAGAA ATTAGACGGTTACGGATTGAAATTGAGAAATTGCAGTGGCTGCATCAGCAGGAGTTGTCCGAGATGAAGCACAATTTAg AACTGACCATGGCGGAGATGAGGCAGAGtctggagcaggagagagagcggCTGGTGTCAGAGGTGAAGAAGCAGATGGAGGTGGAAAAGCAGCAGGCCGTGGACGAGACCAAGAAGAAGCAGTGGTGTGCCAACTGCAAGAAGGAGGCCATTTTCTactgctgctggaacaccagtTACTGCGACTACCCATGCCAGCAGGCGCACTGGCCAGAACACATGAAGTCCTGCACACAGTCTG caACATCATCACAGCAAGAACCGGAGACAGAGTCAAGCACAGATGCCATCCCTAAAGCTTCTGGGCCTCTCACCAGCAGTCAGGATTCTCCACGAGAGTCTACAGCAGCACCCACAGACAAGGACAATGATGCCAACAAATCTAAGGACAATGTTACTGTCAGTCTGTCCTAG